The Pasteuria penetrans genome segment GGGGCTACTACACAGGTGTCACCACCGCACAAACCGCCGCTGCCTATGCCACGGCAGTTGGCCCCAAAGGATGCTATCAGGAGCCCCATCTCATTCGGCTCATAATGGATGGAAAAAACAACATCGTCTTCAACAATCAGGAGTCCAACCGCACCTGCGAACCTGTCTTCAATGAAAAGACACGAGGAATTATGGTCCGCCTAATGCGTGGTGTAATTACGTCAGGAACGGCAAGAACAATCGGACAGAGGTTCCCCCAAGATTATCTCTTTGGTAAAACTGGAACGAGTAACGATGACCAGAACCACTATCTCGTCATCTGCACTAAAGACTATACCATTGCCATTTGGATGGGCTACGAGATGAATGCTCTATCATCAAAAGGTTCACTAAAAACCAAAGATTACTTCAACAAAATCTACCCTGAAATAAAGAGAACTCTAAACATCGATGCTACCGCCCCCGATTTTGCACTCCAGGGGTCCCCCCCTCCCCCCCACTCCGCTCCCGTGGTATCAACCGGGGACCCTTCCATCGAGAACCCCTCCTCCATGCCCCCCCCTCCCATCCGGCGTGAGTTTCCCCCTACACAAAATATCTCCCCCAGGGAAATCACGATCCCCCCCTACAAAGGGAAAACAAGAGGAATGACAAGACCACCCCATGGGCCCTCTTCATCCGATGATGGGGGTCCAGGAATCAACGGGATGGGAGATGAGTTTGTAGATGCAGTAGGGAATCCCCCTTCCAACCGTATGAATAGGACGGGATCGCCCGGGGGGCGAATCCGAGAAAATGGTATTCCCCCCCACAGGCACGAGATAGGTGGAGAACCAACAATCCCATAAATAAACAAAATACACCCTATGGGCTTTTCTTTCCCTGGGGTGTATTTCTCCTTTTTTACTAGTATATACCGTCACAAACGCGTATATTGGGACCCTTATATACCCTTATCTCATTCTCCCCCCCCTTTGCGTGTTTACTACCTACCGATCCTATCTTGATGGAAAACAATCTCACATTTACCCTTATGTAAAAAAATTGAAAGTATCAACGAATCGGGCCATCCAAACCGTTGGGCCTCTAGTCCCATACGATAAAAACCGGGGAGATTCCATGGGCTTGAACGTGACTGGCTAGCCAGGGTGGAACGACGGAGAATAACGGAAAATCATCAGAAATGGCTCGTGTGAGGATCATTGTATAGTGAACTCATTTTTGAATAACCTGTTTAGTATCTCTTACCATGCTTCAATATTCTTAAATATTGTGTTATTATGATTATGTTATTATGAATGCGCTATTATGAACGATTATAAAGTAATGCAACCAATTCAGGAAAAATAACTATAAAGTCGTATACCTCCCCCTATTCCCCCCAAAGGAGAAACAAAATAATCATGATTCCTAACAAACAAAAATCGAGGTTTCGATTTCTAACAACGATCGGGATCCTTATCTGCACAACCATAGGGGGAACGATACCCGACAACGGGAAAGCGCTATGGGCCAAAGCGGTACAACAGCAAACACAATTACCATACGGGGAGACAGGTTCATACTCATACGACCCCTTGATAGAACAATCCATTCAAAATGAAATAGGAAAAATAGTCCTAGAAAAAAGGAAATATCCTTGCAATACAGTAGAAAACTGTAGCAAACTAGCGAAAAACTATAAATTTGATATCCAAACATCGATTCACACCGGGGCACAAAAAATAGCAGAAAAAATTGCGCAACAAATCCGTTACGAGGGGGGAGAGGGATTAGGAGCTACCCTCTTGGACAACAAAACGGGACAAATCCTCGCACTAGTCAACGGAAACAATGAAAGTTGGAAACACAATTTCGCACTCCAAATCCGACAAAATGGATCCGTCAACAAAGCAATCGCCGTATACGCACCCGCCATTGAGGAGGGAATACTCGACGAGGACGACACTGTCTACGACACCATCGCCTACAAACCCGATGGAACCCCCTACAAAAACGATGAGGGCTATCGCTATCTTGGTCCTATACCCCTGTGGTCGGCCATTGCCCAATCAAGAAACTTGCCCGCTATCAACCTGGTACGCCAGTTGGGAGTAGCGAAAATGAAGAAATACCTGGGCTGGATGGGAATAACCGAGGACCCTAAGGAGGGCGAATCCCTTGCAATTGGGGGATACAACAGGGGTGTAACCACTGCACAAACCGCAGCAGCCTACGCTACTGTTATCGGTCCCACAGGATGCTATCACCCCCCACGCCTCGTCCAACGCATTGTAAATGAGAAAAACGAGGTCATTTTTGACAATCAAAAACCCGCCTGCAAAAGGCCCGTTTTCAGTGAGGGTACGAGAGGATCCATGGTTCGCTTACTGCATAACGTAATCAAATCAGGTACGGCAAAAAAAATAGGACAAAAATTCCCAGGGGATTACCTCTTCGGCAAAACAGGGACAAGCAGCGGTCACCGGGATCATTACCTTGTTGTCTCTTCAAAGGACTACACCCTCGCGATCTGGGTGGGTTACTATGGGAATCAATACTCTCCATCTGAGAAAAGTTCCTCAAAAACCAAAGACTATTTCATAAAACTATACCCAAAATTAAAGAAAATTCTCAACATCGACGCCACAATCCCCGATTTTTCTACCTGAAATACGGGAGATTCTGTACAAAGATGGTATTTCATCTCTGGTTGGGTTTGGATAGGTTTTCCCAATGCGGTATCGTTTGATCTATGGGATACCCTACAAAAAAGAATATTAGAGTGTTACAAGTACAGGTTATCATTTTAAAATAAATGATAACCTGTACTCGCATGGCAAGGACAAATGCATAGAATAATATTCATAAAGGATTTAGATCGGGAACAATAGGAATGGACCCTACCCGGTCGCAGTTATATTTGAATAGTAGGACTTTTAAAATAAATTAAAGTACATATTTAATAAAGACTTACATATAGCATGAATTTATTAATATATATAGAACGTTATGGATACATAGAAGCAAAAATGGAAAGTAGGGTAAGGGGATGCTGCCGATACTTTCATTTAGTAGTAGATAACTATATACCCTAATTAGGAATCCGGATAGGCCCCCGCGGATTCGGGGGCCTTGCTAAGGACTCTTAACCCGACACCCATATCCACCTTGGCCTGTTTTTCACCGAATATGCATCCTCATACGGTGAGATTAGATTCATAGATAGAGCATTCCCCACTAGAAATTGCACGGACCCGGAATCTGAATAGACCCCTACGGATCTGGGGACCCTCCATAGGGACTTTCAACTCGACATCCATTAGAAGCTAAGATAAATCTATAAGAGCCACATAATACGAGAGTATTCCATGTGGTTCTGTTAGGGGGTTGGCTGAGATGCCATCTCTACTCGATGAATGCACACATACACCCATTCGGATGTTATTGTCTTGGAGATGTGTGAAATCCTCCCCGAAAACCCTGTTCAGGAACTCACATCCACAATGGGACGCCGCCAATTTGTACCCTTTTCTTCTCGGACCAAATCAAAATCAAAAAACCTGCGTTCAGGGGAACCTCCGATAAAGACATAAGGATAACAAGTTGTAATTCTCAAAAAGGAGTGCTTGTTCCTAATAGGATGTAGTAAAGCTTCTTTTTCTGGTAGGGTACGAATCTTTCGAACTTGAAAAACGCGTTTGGTTTCCCCATCATTTGTTACGGCGTAGTCTCCTACCCTTAGATCCTTACGTCTTAAAAATGTAAAGCTTGTATCTCGATGTGCAGAGATGACGGCTAGGCCAGGTTCCCCGGGGAATACAAGCTGCGACGATCTTCTGATTAGGGTGGGGCCCCTTTCCAGACATAGGTTTTCCATTTCGATATGTTCAGCGAGCCTTACATCAAAAACCCTATCACTCCTGTTGGGAAACGTCAGCTCCATTACCTTTGGACATACCTCTGAACTTTTAACTATCTTTTTTACTGACTTCCCTGGGGCAATGGTTGGTTGGGGGGAGGTATTCCTTGCGTTTTCCATTGAATTGGAGGCATAGAGGGGATCATCAGTTCCTGAACCCTTAACCTGTACCCACATTTGGTAGCTGAAATACCCACATACGCCCAACGATCCTAAGACAATGAGCCAGAGCAACCATGTTATGGAACGGATCATGTCAGTTGCTCCCCCCTGAGTATACATGTGGGTTGATTGTCACATATAAGTTTTTGCCACAAAAGCTAGTGGTTTCTTCGGTTGTATCCCAGATTTTGTGTAAGGTCCTGGGGGACCTCTTTCCCCTCTCAGTGTTGTCTGTGAACCTGTCCCTATCCTAGGAGACCCCGTGGAGACTCTGTAAAAAGGCGGAATCCCTTATCCCTGCCTTCAAAATCAGACTTTGGGTGGCAAAGCGACGAATGGAGAAGGAGTATTCGCAAAATAAAACCCTGGATACTAAAATAACGTATCAAAAGTTTGTTTACCAGAGACATTAGGGAAAAATAAGGAAGAAGTCCCACCTGATGGTTGAGAAAAAAAGTGGTCCGTATATATCCTAAGGAAAATATAGGGAAGGTCTGAAAAAGTATGCGTGAAAGAGGGAGGAAAATCCCCCCTAAAAACCCCATTCAGGGATTTATAACCCGTAAGAGTCCATCCTTACTTGATATAGTTCTAATCAACACCAATCAAACAATTTGCGCCCTACATACTGGACAAATGAACCCGAGGCATTTGCAATATCATCCAGAACATCTCGTCTGGAACGGGAGGAAGGCGGAAGGCAGGAGGATCGTTCGGAACGCTGGTGAACTTCTTCCTCAACCCCAACAGCAGCAGTAGTAGGAAGGGATAGGTCTCCTACAGACGGGATACTTCCTTCCATGGCCATGCTATTTTGAGTTGAAAAAATCTCACCCAATTCCTCCGCTGACACCGGTCCGAGGGAGTTAGCAAGAACAACACCTGACAGCATCACACATGCAACGGATTTTACTAGTCCTGGTGCTACCGCAAAAAGGAACGATACGACAAGTACCGCCCAGAACACTGTTTTCCAAAATTTGGTTCCCTCCCCGACCTATAATAAAATTTAATAAATAGGGTCGGTAGCATCCGGACGGGTGTGTGCATTTTTCGGAGGGTATTTTTAGTCCCACTTTTTTGCCTCCTTGGGTGACCTTTTCTTGTATTTTTTTAAGCATAATTTTCTTATTAATTTGTATAGATAGAAAATTCGTTCCTGTCTTCCAACCTCCTCTCGTCCATTCTTATTATGAATCCTATAGGGATTGGGAAAAAAGGCGATTCTTACTTTACCAAATTTTCGATCTAAATCGCAAAAAACACATGATTCCATACCATTTTTGCTTTCTTCCCAATCCCTATGGTTCATGCTATCCTCTGGTCCGTTGTTTCCTGCCGTTTTTGGTGATCACGAAGACAGAAGAGGGTGGATATCCGATAAGCAGCCCTGTCATCAGGATAGCAGCGAGCTTTGTTCGTAATGCGTTTTAAATTCCCGTTTAAATTCTCCAGGATATTGGTACTCCGATTCGACTTCTGATGGGTAAGGTCGTGTCCGAGGTGGATGGTGATATCTCGCAGGCCCTTTCGCAATACTTTTACCGTTTTCGGGGCCACGTCTTTATAATCCTCGCATATCCTCATGCCAACTGCATAGGCCGTTTCACAATCCGGGGATTCCAGAACCTCTTTGCGCATCCTATCAAAGAGTATCTCTGGGGGAAAAGAGTCCTCCTCAGCGGCATCCCGCAGGTTTCTAAAGAAATGGGCAATACATCGTTGCCAATCCGATGCGAGGTAATGGACACGAACAGCCATTTTGAGGCCAGGGTGAGCATCGGTAACGATCAAAGGAACCGATGATAAACCCCGCGAGCGGAGATTTTTGAAAACCTGGTTCCAGGTGTCCAACGTTTCAGGTGGACCGTATCCAACGTAAAGAATTTCCCATACACCGGTCCCACCCACGTCCCATTACTATGTAAATGGCTATTTTTTTCCCTTTGCCCCCCCGGATCCTGAGATAAGTAGCATCGGCCTGAAGAGCGGAATACTGGTTCTGTAGGGAACGGAGATTCCACGCGTCTAGGTGGCTATCATACTGGGAAATAAGACGTTGGGAGAGGGTGGAACGGGGAATCCTCTTGCCGAAGATCCACTTTGTTTGCCCCGCGATGACCTCCAGGGACATACCGCTGATTCGAAGGGAAACGATCTTTTCCAGCAAGTAGGGATCATAACGGAAATAGGGATCGGCTAGAACGGACTGGAACTTGACGTCTCGTAATCGTGGAATGAAAAAGGTAATGGGACCCCTATGGGTATCTAAAACATGTTTTCTATATCCATTTCTGATGATTGTACAGCGTCCTCCGTTGTCTCTTTGATACTTTTTTCGCCCCAGATATTGATCTCTTTCATAGTTGGCCAACCATGTCCAAGCTTTTCCAATGGTGGAATTTTCCCAGTTTTTATCATGCAGAATAGAATGCCCGACAGTTTGAACGGCTTTCTCGTATGATAATCCTGATTTTTGCAAATATTGTACCCGCTCTAGGAGATCGTTCTCCATTTTTTTATCACAAATAGGGGCCGGTAAGGCGGTATAAGTAGTGTGGTTCATCAATCTATATCCCCTTTTACGGAACAGTATAACAGAAAGATAAACAAAAAGAAAATGGAAATTAATTACCATTTTTAACGAATTAGGATGGGTCAAGTACTATAGTGACATAGGTAAAAAAGGGGGGGAAGAGCTAGAAAACCAAAATATACGTTTTATATTTTAATATAGTAAATTTATTTTATATAGTAGTCCATGGGGAAAGCACCTCAAATGGGGGGAAATCCTCCCCCAAAAACCCTGTTCAGAAATTCACACCCCCAACGGGATGCTGCCCGGAGACCCTGTCTGGAGAATTCATTTGCAATTTGGTATTATTTTAATTAAATGTATACAATTTTTAAATATATTAATCAATATATTATGTTATGATATTATCATAGTATTTATGAATATTAATTATTACGAAAACAGGAGGAAATGGACCTAGTGAAGATTATATGGACCAAAGAAGCTTTATCGGTATGTTTCATGAGTTCTCTGCTCCTCTCCCTTATATCATTGAACCATTCGAATGCTATGGAAAGGGCATTGGCCCCATTAGCTACTCCAGAATCGTCTCTAGAATCGTCTCCAGCATCGTCCCCATCAGCTACTTCAGCATCGTCCCAATTCTTTACCCCGGCATCCTTTCCACCAACTACTCCAGCATCGTCCCAATTCTTTACCCCGGCATCCTCCAATAACCCCTCCAAGAATAGTAAGAGTATATTGGGTAATCTTAAGAAAAAAATTTGCAATGGACTTTGGTCAAAGAAGAATGATAGCCCACAAGAATACTGTGAACGAAGAATGCAAGAAAAGTATTCTACAGATGAAGACATGCAAAAAAAATTTAAGGAGGCTTTTGCTTCGGAAGATGGCAAACATGAATATAATAAATTCCGGAAAACACAAAAACCGATGCCTCGTAGGATAATAGAAGCAATTCCCAATACGGCCAAAAGTTCCGCAGGAGCAATTTTAGGCGGCACCTTGGGCGGCACCTTGGGCGGCGTCGCAAGATCCTTTATGAGCAAATAGCAGCTAAAAGCATTTCGCACACAACCCTCAAGTAATCATCCTTTTTCATATCGCCCCTGAACGAGTTGTTACCTGAAGTCGCCCGGTCCAACTTACAATCATCCCCTTATTCCATATGGTGCGTTGGCTGGTTCAAACTGAGCCCTTCAGTCCCTTCGCCCCACTCTCATTACAAGGGTTTCTCCCCTACTATGGGTTGATACGACTCTGTTCACGGAAGCCTTGGTATACCCTTGGCCCTTTCACCTGGCTAAAGGGGGGTTGCTGTTCGCACCCCTCCCATTTACGTCTATGAGTAGTACGATCCAAAAATATGTTTATTGATATCGCGATACCGTGCAATGATATTTATATAAATAAACATATACATGTCGAGTAGACCCGGCATTTCAGCCGAGTCGGCAGTATCCGGACGGGTGTGTGCATTTTTCGGAGGGGATTTTTAGTCCCACTTTTTCTCCTTGGGTGCCCTTTTCCTGTATTTTTTTAAGCATAATTGTCTTATTGATTTGTATAGATAGAAAATTCGTTCCTGTCTTCCAATCTCCTCTCGTCCATTCTTATTATGAATCCTATAGGGATTGGGAAAAAAGGCGATTCTTACTTTACCAAATTTCAATCTAAATCGCAAAAAAACACATGATTCCATACTATTTCTGCTTTCTTCCCAATCCCTGTGATTCATGCTATCCTCTGGTCCGTTGTTTCCTGCCGTTTTTGGTGATCACGGAGACAGAAGAGGGTGGATATCCGATAAGCAGCCCTGTCATCAGGATAGCAGCGAGCTTTGTTCGTAATGCGTTTTAAATTCCCGTTTAAATTATCCAGGATGTTGGTACTCCGATTCGACTTCTGATGGGTAAGGTCGTGTCCGAGGTGGATGGTGATATCTCGCAGGCCCTTTCGCAATACTTTTACCGTTTTCGGGGCCACTTCTTTATAATCCTCGCAGATCCTCATGCCAACTGCGTAGGTCACATAGGTAAAAAAGGGAGGGAAGAGCTAGAAAACCAAAATATACGTTCTATATTTTAATATAGTAAATTTATTTTACATAGTAGTCTATGGGGAAAGCACCTCAAATGGGGGGAAATCCTCCCCCAAAAACCCTGTTCAGAAATTCACACCCCCAACGGGATACTGCCGAGAGGACCTCCAACCAATCCTACAAAAACGGGTTCTCATACCCCCCCCTTACCATGTCCCAGAATCAACGATGATGAACACAATCCTCCTCACAGTCCGAACTCAACGAAACCACCAATGACATATCGCAACAGCAGCCACCAAACCAACTACATCGGATAGCAAGCCAACCGCAAGCGCATAGCGAATTCTCCGAACACCAATAGCACCAAAGTAGGTGGCAACCACATACAAAGTCGTCTCCGTGCTAACCTGCATAACGGAAGCAAGATTGCCAATGAAGGAATCCGGCCCATGCTCCCGAAAAATACTCCCCACGAAAGCATTTCCCCCTGAACCGCTAAGGGAACGAAGCAGTCCAAGGGGAAATATATCCCTTGGGATATGAAATAATTCCAGCAATGGGGCAAAAAACCTCGTCAACAACGAAAACGCCCCACTCTCCCTAAAAACAAAGATTGCCACCCACATTGCTACCAAATAGGGGAAAAGGGAGAGAACCACAGGAATCGACCCTTTTGCACCCTCCACGAAAGTTGTCACCAAGGAAACACGTCGGAAATACGCCACCGTGGGAATCACTAGCAGCAAGAGAGGTATAAAAAGCTTATTTACATAGGACAGTACTTCATGTAGAGACATCGATCCCCTATCCCCCTGTCACAATTTAGATTTGTCGGAAGGACCAGAAAACGGACGGGGGGTGGTACAACGACGAAAAACCCAGTCCAAAAGTAACGCCGCTACTGTCGATACAACAGTGGCCATCAACGAAGGAACAATGATCGCCGTGGGATCCTTGGAGTGATACTGTGACCTTAGAACCAGCATGGAAATAGGCATCAAGGTAAGCCCCGAAGTAATGAGTGATGAAAACGTACACATAGCCGGGGTAGATGTTGTCTTATCAGGATTCAATTCTTGTAGCTGATGCATTGCCTTAATACCGCTTGGCATAGTCGCATTGGGAAGCCCAAATAGGTTGGCTATTATGCTAGATGAAATATAGCTGTGGGCGGGATGATCAACAGGTACACTGGGAAAAAGACGTCTAGTCACCGGTCGCATCCATCGCTGTAACACCCTCAACATCCCAGCTTCCTCCGCCAAACGCATGAATCCTAACCAGAGAGCCATCCCCCCCAGCAAAACAAGACAAAACTTCGTAGCCCCTTCCGCACCTTCCAAAACAGCCTTACCCACATGTTCCAAACGACCTTCGTAGACACCCGCCAACACACCAACAACTAGCAACAAACCCCAAATGAAATGAATCAAAAGAACCAGGCCTCCAAACTAACACGCTAATGAAAAACACTGTGATCCAACGATAAGCAGAAAGATTCTACAATTCCCTCTAATTTTCATTCCCTATCCTAATAAATTTTCCAATTCGATTCATAATCCAGCGATTTCAAAAGTGCATCTCCAAATAATACATGCTCCCTGTCAATTGTATCAAATTAAACACAAGAAATCAACAACCTATTCTCAATTTTTCCATTCGATACCACGTTATCTAAAGAAAAAAAGCACACCCCCTTCCGGGGTGTGCTTTTACACATAGAGAACCCCGTACAGAAAACAAAAAATGGAAGACCAGCTACCTCCCCTATTGTGAGAAACCATATTCAAACATACGGATTGCGTCGCGCCATCGGTTTCCATCCGTTAAGAGGACAACTATCAACTGCCTGCCATTCCTAGTAACAGAGGAAACCAGCGTACGACCCGCTAACTTGGTATACCCTGTTTTCACACCATCCGCCCCATGATACAAACCCAATAATCGATTCCTATTGTAAAATCTACGGCCATGCGGAGTGTTGGGCCAGGGAACTAGGACCATCCAGGAACGTACAATTTTGCGGAATTTTTCATGATGCAACGCATAGTCTGCAATCCTAGCAAAATCGTAAGCGGACCCATAATGACCAGGTTCACTCAAACCATGCGGATTTTGAAAATGGGTATGGTGAAGTCCGAGATATTGCAACTTCTCGTTCATCAAACGAACAAAACCCCGCACAGATGAACCAACATGTTCCGCGATAGCAACAGCTGAATCATTACCGGAATGCAACAGAAGACTGTATAAGAGACTTCCCAGGGGTATTTTATCTCCCGCGTGCAGATGAGCAGAAGAACCTCCTACACTCGCCGCATAGGGGGATACCACAACGATATCTTCCCAATTTCCGACTTCCAAAGCGATAACGGCTGTCATAATCTTTGTAATACTCGCTATGGACCGCATCTCATAGGGCCGTTTGGCATACAAAATACGCCCAGAAGAACGATCCCACAAAACAGCAGACCGAGCAGTGGGAGCCAAATCAGGTACGGACACCGGAACGTGGATCCCTTCTCCCCGGGCAACCGTACCCCTATACATAGGAACATAGGATTTCCCGTCTACTGCAGCCGAACTAATGGGAACCAAACTACCGGACAGAGCAAAATAGGTGAGGACTGCTTTCCCAAAGAAATAATTCCTCTGTACGGTGAATTCCCCCCGTAAAAATAGTAACAACAGGGCAGAGAAAAAACAGTATCAAAAGGGAAATACAACCAAAGAGCTAAAAAATTTCCCTTTGACACGACTAGATTATAACACATGTACTGCAAAAATAACAATATTTTTGATAATAAATACATTTTTAATTTTTATAATATTTATAATTCTATATTAAAAATAATATAGTGAGTTAATAACATATATTCATAAAATTACCCCATAGAACTATAGTTGGGGGCCGGGACAAACCCCGAATGACTTTGTCCCACAATGCAGTTCAGGTCCCAGACATTCCCATCCACATGATAGGGGATCCTCGTAGATTCTTTTCATATTCCTGCCAACGATCGGACCAATAGGAGAGGGGCCCTCCCAATGAGGTAATAGCTGCCTGACGTGTACGGATATTAATTTCCTCCCGCTTCTCTGCTGTACACTGATTCAGAACGGGAAACCTCCGAAGTTGATCCAACCAAGTCCGTATCCTGGCCTCCCCACAATTCCTAACAAGAAAACAGAAAAAACGATAAGCAGACAAATAATATCTCATGGCCTGCTCATTGGGGAGATCCTCTAA includes the following:
- a CDS encoding penicillin-binding transpeptidase domain-containing protein; translation: MIPNKQKSRFRFLTTIGILICTTIGGTIPDNGKALWAKAVQQQTQLPYGETGSYSYDPLIEQSIQNEIGKIVLEKRKYPCNTVENCSKLAKNYKFDIQTSIHTGAQKIAEKIAQQIRYEGGEGLGATLLDNKTGQILALVNGNNESWKHNFALQIRQNGSVNKAIAVYAPAIEEGILDEDDTVYDTIAYKPDGTPYKNDEGYRYLGPIPLWSAIAQSRNLPAINLVRQLGVAKMKKYLGWMGITEDPKEGESLAIGGYNRGVTTAQTAAAYATVIGPTGCYHPPRLVQRIVNEKNEVIFDNQKPACKRPVFSEGTRGSMVRLLHNVIKSGTAKKIGQKFPGDYLFGKTGTSSGHRDHYLVVSSKDYTLAIWVGYYGNQYSPSEKSSSKTKDYFIKLYPKLKKILNIDATIPDFST
- a CDS encoding sortase domain-containing protein, giving the protein MIRSITWLLWLIVLGSLGVCGYFSYQMWVQVKGSGTDDPLYASNSMENARNTSPQPTIAPGKSVKKIVKSSEVCPKVMELTFPNRSDRVFDVRLAEHIEMENLCLERGPTLIRRSSQLVFPGEPGLAVISAHRDTSFTFLRRKDLRVGDYAVTNDGETKRVFQVRKIRTLPEKEALLHPIRNKHSFLRITTCYPYVFIGGSPERRFFDFDLVREEKGTNWRRPIVDVSS
- a CDS encoding spore maturation protein, translating into MSLHEVLSYVNKLFIPLLLLVIPTVAYFRRVSLVTTFVEGAKGSIPVVLSLFPYLVAMWVAIFVFRESGAFSLLTRFFAPLLELFHIPRDIFPLGLLRSLSGSGGNAFVGSIFREHGPDSFIGNLASVMQVSTETTLYVVATYFGAIGVRRIRYALAVGLLSDVVGLVAAVAICHWWFR
- a CDS encoding nucleoside recognition domain-containing protein produces the protein MIHFIWGLLLVVGVLAGVYEGRLEHVGKAVLEGAEGATKFCLVLLGGMALWLGFMRLAEEAGMLRVLQRWMRPVTRRLFPSVPVDHPAHSYISSSIIANLFGLPNATMPSGIKAMHQLQELNPDKTTSTPAMCTFSSLITSGLTLMPISMLVLRSQYHSKDPTAIIVPSLMATVVSTVAALLLDWVFRRCTTPRPFSGPSDKSKL
- a CDS encoding D-alanyl-D-alanine carboxypeptidase family protein; translated protein: MLLFLRGEFTVQRNYFFGKAVLTYFALSGSLVPISSAAVDGKSYVPMYRGTVARGEGIHVPVSVPDLAPTARSAVLWDRSSGRILYAKRPYEMRSIASITKIMTAVIALEVGNWEDIVVVSPYAASVGGSSAHLHAGDKIPLGSLLYSLLLHSGNDSAVAIAEHVGSSVRGFVRLMNEKLQYLGLHHTHFQNPHGLSEPGHYGSAYDFARIADYALHHEKFRKIVRSWMVLVPWPNTPHGRRFYNRNRLLGLYHGADGVKTGYTKLAGRTLVSSVTRNGRQLIVVLLTDGNRWRDAIRMFEYGFSQ